The Leadbettera azotonutricia ZAS-9 genome has a window encoding:
- the rplC gene encoding 50S ribosomal protein L3, whose amino-acid sequence MLGLMARKVGMTQVFDEVGNLVPVTVVRIDPNVVVAQKTGEKDGYDAVLLGIDDIKLDKDGKPKTSKPYAGQFPENIVAKKTVKEFRDFEKEVAVGDVLGAEVFEGIRYVDVCGVSKGKGFQGVLKRWNFSGGRASHGSKFHREPGSTGQSTYPGKTFKNVKLPGRMGREKTTVLSLKVIKVDTEKHLVMIRGAVPGVNKGLVVVRAAVKR is encoded by the coding sequence ATGTTAGGTCTTATGGCCAGAAAAGTGGGTATGACCCAGGTCTTCGACGAAGTGGGCAATCTCGTTCCTGTAACGGTTGTGCGCATCGATCCGAACGTGGTTGTTGCCCAGAAAACCGGGGAAAAGGATGGCTATGACGCCGTGCTCCTCGGGATAGATGACATAAAATTGGATAAAGACGGCAAGCCCAAAACGTCCAAACCTTATGCCGGACAGTTCCCGGAAAACATCGTCGCCAAAAAGACGGTGAAGGAATTCAGGGATTTTGAAAAAGAAGTGGCAGTTGGGGATGTCCTCGGGGCGGAAGTCTTCGAAGGTATCCGCTATGTCGATGTGTGCGGTGTTTCCAAAGGTAAAGGATTCCAGGGCGTTTTAAAACGCTGGAATTTTTCCGGTGGCCGCGCCTCCCATGGTTCCAAGTTCCACCGCGAACCTGGTTCCACCGGTCAGTCAACGTATCCTGGCAAGACCTTTAAGAACGTCAAACTCCCCGGTCGCATGGGCAGGGAAAAGACCACGGTTTTGAGCCTCAAGGTGATCAAGGTGGATACCGAGAAGCATCTCGTTATGATACGCGGGGCGGTTCCTGGGGTAAATAAAGGCCTCGTGGTCGTCAGAGCCGCGGTGAAGAGGTAA
- the rpsJ gene encoding 30S ribosomal protein S10, which translates to MTKERIRVRLRGFDVELIDQSAKSIVQNVQKAGAKVTGPIPLPTRINKVTVLRSPHVNKKAREQFEMRTHKRLIDIINPSPEVMDALMKLELPAGVDVEIKQ; encoded by the coding sequence ATGACTAAGGAACGAATTCGCGTGCGGCTGCGCGGTTTCGACGTGGAATTGATAGATCAGAGCGCGAAGTCCATCGTTCAAAACGTGCAGAAGGCGGGAGCCAAAGTGACCGGCCCCATACCCCTTCCGACCCGTATAAACAAGGTGACGGTGCTTCGTTCCCCCCATGTCAACAAGAAAGCCAGGGAGCAGTTCGAGATGCGGACTCACAAAAGGCTGATTGACATCATAAATCCTTCACCCGAGGTGATGGACGCCCTGATGAAGCTTGAGCTTCCCGCCGGAGTAGATGTAGAGATTAAACAGTAA